In Rhodothermales bacterium, the genomic stretch TCCTGGACGAGACGGACTCCGGCCTGGACATCGACGCGCTACGGATCGTCTCCGAGGGGGTCAACCAACTCCGCTCTCCCGATCGCGCTTTCGTGGTGATCACCCACTACCAGCGGCTGCTGAACTACATCGTACCCGATGTGGTGCACGTCCTGCTCGATGGCCGGATCGTAAAAACGGGTGGGAAAGACCTCGCGCTCGAACTCGAAGAAAAAGGATACGACTGGATCAAGGAAGAGACGGCTGTCGCCTGATCCTTCCCCTTCCCGATTCACTGTCGCCCCCGCACGCCCATGAGCACTCCTTCCGACGCTTCCCACCTCCTCGAAAATCGATTTCGGGACCTGTTTAACGCCAACGTGGGCAAGACGCTGAATGGCCATAACGCCGCCATTCGGGACGTCCGCCGCGAGGCGATCGATCATTTTGTCACGCTCGGCTTCCCGGAGCGCCGGGCCGAGCGCTGGAAGTACACCAACATCACCCAGGCGCTGACGCATGCCTTCGCCTTGCGGCTCGAGAACGATCCCGCCGGCGTGACGCGTGCTATGGTGGACAGCCTCGCGATTCCCGGGCTGGACGCCTTTCGGGCCGTCCTGGTCAACGGCCACTTCCAGCCGGCGCTGTCGGACGTGGCGGGCCTTCCGGCCGGCGTGGTGGTGAGCAGCCTGGACGCCGCCGGCCAGGCGCATGCCGACATCCTGAACGCGCACTTCGCCCGCTACGCCAGCCATAGCGACGAGCCGTTTATCGCCCTCAATACGGCGTTTGTCATTGGCGGTCTGTTTGTGCACATCCCCCGGGGCGTCGCCCTGCTGCGGCCGTTGCACATCCTCAACCTGGTCAGCGCCGACACCGATGTATTCATCCAGCCGCGGCTGCTGATCGTCGCCGGCGACCGCGCCTCGGGCGCCATCATCGAGACCCAGCATAGTTTCGCCTCGGCGCGCACGTTTACGAACAGCGTTGCCGAGGTTGCCGTGGGTCGTGAAGCACAATTGACGTATCACACCATCCAGCGGATGCGCGCCGACGACACGCT encodes the following:
- the sufD gene encoding Fe-S cluster assembly protein SufD, producing MSTPSDASHLLENRFRDLFNANVGKTLNGHNAAIRDVRREAIDHFVTLGFPERRAERWKYTNITQALTHAFALRLENDPAGVTRAMVDSLAIPGLDAFRAVLVNGHFQPALSDVAGLPAGVVVSSLDAAGQAHADILNAHFARYASHSDEPFIALNTAFVIGGLFVHIPRGVALLRPLHILNLVSADTDVFIQPRLLIVAGDRASGAIIETQHSFASARTFTNSVAEVAVGREAQLTYHTIQRMRADDTLLTTFHAYQEAGSTFSATTATFEGGIVRNNVNVLPDAEGCISHLYGLVLGRDSMHVDNHTLVDHAKPNGFSNELYKHILDDQSTGVFNGKVLVRIDAQKTNAYQSNKSVTLTDRARMFSKPELEIYADDVKCSHGATTGQLDHEALFYLRSRGLSERQARVLMLTAFARDVIDTVKIEPLRVYLDTEMERLLHV